Proteins encoded together in one Anguilla anguilla isolate fAngAng1 chromosome 9, fAngAng1.pri, whole genome shotgun sequence window:
- the LOC118236117 gene encoding 26S proteasome non-ATPase regulatory subunit 8-like — MASVLRETAGLYETLKSEWNKKNPNLSKCGDILTKLKISLLELNFLPTTGTKLTKQQLILARDVLEIGALWSILKKDIPSFERYMAQLKCYYFDYKNELPESAYMHQLLGLNLLFLLSQNRVSEFHTELERLSAKDIQTNVYIRHPVSLEQYLMEGSYNKVFLAKGNIPAESYTFFIDILLDTIRDEIAGCIEKAYEQIHFNEATRILFFSTSKKMTEYAKKRGWTQSASGYYSFSPQQQRTEEVSIPSTELAQQVIEYARQLEMIV; from the exons ATGGCGTCCGTATTGAGAGAGACGGCTGGGCTGTACGAGACTTTGAAAAGCGAATGGAATAAGAAAAATCCTAATTTGAGTAAATGTGGGGATATCCTGACTAAACTTAAG ATTTCGCTTCTGGAATTAAATTTCTTGCCAACGACGGGGACCAAGCTCACGAAACAGCAGCTAATTTTGGCCC GTGACGTGCTGGAGATTGGAGCGCTGTGGAGCATCCTCAAAAAAGACATCCCTTCTTTTGAGAGATACATGGCCCAGCTGAAATGCTACTACTTTGACTACAA AAACGAACTGCCGGAGTCGGCCTACATGCACCAGCTGCTGGGCCTGAACCTGCTGTTCCTGCTCTCTCAGAACCGGGTGTCCGAGTTCCACACAGAGCTGGAGAGGCTGAGCGCCAAGGACATCCAGACCAACGTCTACATCAGGCACCCGGTCTCCCTGGAGCAG tACTTGATGGAAGGCAGCTACAACAAGGTTTTTCTTGCCAAAGGAAACATCCCTGCTGAAAGCTACACCTTCTTCATAGACATCCTGCTGGACACAATCCG GGATGAGATAGCTGGCTGCATAGAGAAGGCATACGAGCAGATCCACTTCAACGAGGCCACACGCATTCTCTTCTTCTCCACCTCCAAGAAGATGACAGAGTACGCCAAGAAG AGGGGCTGGACCCAGAGCGCCAGCGGCTACTACTCCTTCAGCCCCCAGCAGCAGCGGACGGAGGAAGTGTCCATCCCCTCCACGGAGCTGGCCCAGCAGGTCATCGAGTACGCTCGGCAGCTGGAGATGATTGTgtag